The Triticum aestivum cultivar Chinese Spring chromosome 4B, IWGSC CS RefSeq v2.1, whole genome shotgun sequence sequence TGATCTTCTTGGTGCCGCTACCCGCATCTTATTTGTCTCCTCCCATCCCGAGTGTGTTCATCACAGCATCCTTGGCACCCGTCGCGGCACCCATCATATTCCCGCCAGCctgaaaacaaacaaacaaacaaacatccATATCAAAAAAATTCAGCATCAACAGCTCAAATGGCAACACAATATATTCATCCACATGGTTGATTTTGTGTTGTCTCTGAATAGTTTGCAAGTGATTGATTCACCTGCTGGAAGACGTTTTCCTTGGGGGCGACCGGGGGATCCTTGGTGTACTGTGCAGCGGTGTCTTGGACATACTGCGCGGCCTCGGTAGACTTCTCCTTGGCGGCGTCGGTGGTCTCGGTGGCCGTCTTCTTGACAGCCTCAGTCTTCTCGCTGAGGAAGCCGCCCGTCTGGTCTTTGCCCTCGACGGCGCGATCCTTCCCGGCTTCCACTGTCTCGGACGCCTTCCCCATGGCCTCGCCACCCATCTTTTTGGCCGCCTCAGTAGTCTCGGAGGCAGCCTTCGTGACAGCCGCGCTCTTCTCGCCAAGGAAGCTGCCGGTCTGGTCTTTTGCCTCGACGGCACGGTCCTGGATGGATTGCCCCGTCTCGGACGCCATCTTCTTGGCCTCGCCGGCCTTAACTTGGGTCACGTCCACCACCTCCCCGGACTTCTCTTGAAACCAGCCAGACATCTTTGAAGTCGATGGAGTACTGGTACCTACTAATTTGTGTTCTTCTTTTCTTGTGCTTGTTGTGGAGAGACGTGTGTTCTTCCTTTTTATAGGCCATTTGCCCCACTGCCGAGGTGGATATTGAAGAGACTACATCGCTTTCCAAGTATGTTGGCATTATATGAGATATTTTTGTAGCAAGGGTATCAGGGTATGTCTTGGTCGCCACTTGTCCACTCAGCTGTATGTATGCACAACGGTATGTCGGCACAACACAGTTGCTTAAGATCTGTCAATTAATAAGTGTCTTTTAAGATATTTTTCTGGAGTCATGCCATACTTCCTGTGATTGTGTCCCTTTCCGTCTTAACCTTTGTGAATGTGTCAGTTTCAGTCTTGTGTCTTCGATGTGATTTTTTTCTGAAAGGATTTACACGTGATATATAATGAATTCATGTAGCATGTTTGATCAGTACAAACGTGGCTGGAAAACTTGAAGTCGGCAGCTCATTTGTAGTAAAAAAACCCCAACGGAACACATTCTTTTGATAATACAGCTTTTTACTCATTTATCGTCAGATTTCAAGTTCAACTTTCCGCcttcagtggcggagccaggaaaacTGAACGGCGAGGGCCAAGTGCTGCTAAACTAGCTTGGGAGGGCCAAATCAATGAAATACAAAGCTAATACACTGGTTTAGCAGAAGTACTCAGTGTTCTagtgaaaaaaaaatcatgttgaCATTGTTAGAATTATTTCGAGGCGCATAGTCGATCTACCgaagaccaagcaatcacacaagcacgacaccgagatttgttaacgagtaCACTGATATGCCTACATCCCCGCGGcgtgactacgggcgctcctccccatgacacaaTCATAATACCGCACTCTGGCCGTCCGGGCACCGGCACACGCTGCCGGTTCCCTCGCGTGCCTAtactattatgttggcatatgttaaaTTATGTGTCTACCTCCACATATATAAGAGGCCTAGGACACAAGTATCCTATTAGGAAATGATTTCATATCCTATCTACACACCGTATGACTTAGAGTCCAattgtaacctaacttgtacaataatattcgacacaattctagCAAACTCCACCTCGGCGAATATTCCTTACCATCTTGGATTCATCCatgcgtcgaacctccatgtaTATTGGATGAGATATGTCATGAGCACCGCTGCTATTCCCAGACTCTACGTGACTACTTGCAACTGTTCTCCCTTCTCGTCTTCACAGTTAACACTCGAGCAAAAATAAGTTTCTCtttactctactttgtgctcccaacttctgGAGTATTCATTCAACACAATCGCATACCGACTATTGTTCGCATGAGAGTGTTGGatgccacatataagagttacccgAACTCAACGCCATTGCTCTCCTTGACCACTTgtttgaaacttgaaggaatttcaccgtcgctCTATGTCAACCCGAGTCGAATTTGTAGTTCTCTCATCCTTCTTTCCGGGTAGTCTCTGACACGTCCCACCGTTATAGCACCCCGCCTCCTTCTGTACTTGTCATCCACACTTTTCCATGTGCATTGAGCACCACAAAATATACGGCGATGTACTCTCTCCGCTTTTGACATTAAGACTTCCCACCACTTTCATAGATTCTTCATGGTCAACTCATGTCCATCAACTAGCCCTGATAGACCCTgtcaccaacttgaatccggtACTCATCAACACGACTTTAGCACCCTTGCATACTTTGTCTGACCACATGTCTCACCATTAGTGTTGCTGACTTGTTGAGCAGGACACTGCTCTGGATCTTGCCTAGTAGCTGAAGAAACCTTTCACTTCTTTATGTATTGACTTCGTTGTTGTTTTCAATCGATCCCTAGGCTCTTTACTTTTTTATTATGTACTCGCAATTACTAGTCGAGTTCGACAAGGTGTCGTTAATCACCATCGGTTCACTATCTTCGTCCATCGTGTTTCTCAATAGATAGGCAAAGCATCCGGAAGCATCCGGAACCGCTAATTACGAGGCGCctatgatggttttgttgatgttCAAGCTCATAGGACTTTATTGTTCAACATGAGCTATATGTGCGTGTGTGTTTGTTGGGGCAGGTACTCGTGTAACGTCAACATTACACATGGTGTTTCTTATCAGAACATGTACAACATTCAAATCACTCATGTTCACTATGATTATACATAATGTTTCGCACGGGAAACTATGCAACATCCGAATCACTGTGTTGATTATTATTGGTGGAAAATATATCCATACCTTGGTCGAATACATCATACTACAAAGTTACACCAAGTGGACTTTTGTGTAAATTATTCCCATGGAACTTGAAATTAAATTATATTGAGGGAAAGCGAAACAAGAGGGCCAGGGCGAGCAGGCGCAGACGCACCTATTATCCTTTGTGGTCTTTGTTGGGAAATGCaacatgcaattttaaaaaaattctacgctcacgcaagatctatataggagatgcatagaaacgagagggggagagtgtgtccacgtaccctcgtagaccgaaagcggaagcgtttgccaacatggttgatttagtcgaacttcttctcgttccaacggatcaagcaccaaacgtacgacacctccgaattttgcacacgttcaggtcgacgacgtccctcgaactcttgatccagcagagtgtcaaggaagtagatgagttccgtcaggacgacagcgtggtgatggtgatggtgaagttatccgcgcagggcttcgtctaagcactacgagaatatgaccggaggcgtaaactgtggaggggggcgccgcacacagctaacaatcgttggtgtgtgttctaggcgccccctcccaatgtatatataggtgggagggggaggggagaagcCTTGGGGCGCCCAAGTAGCAGGAATCCTACTTGggatccctagtccaattcggcctcccactTCCTTCTTTTGGCCGGAGAGAAAAGGGAAGGGGGacagagagaaggaaggggggggggggaaccccttctcctccttctccgaTTCGGCCACatgcctaggggggggggggggcgtgccaccccttgtgggatggtgtgcttccctcttatggcccatatggcccatatcttcctcccgggggttccggtaaccccccgacaCTCCAATAAATACCTGATAGTatacggaacacttccggtgtacaAATACTaacatcctatatatcaatctttacatctcgaccatttggagactccttgtcatgtccgtgatctcatccgggactccaaacaacattcggtcaccaaatcacatagctcatataatacaaaattgtcattgaacgttaagcgtgtggaccctacgagttcgagaactatgtagacatgaccgagacacctctacggtcagtaaccaatagcagaacctgtatgctcatattagctcccacatattctacaaagatctttattggtcgaggcgttatgacaacatacgttattccctttgccatcggtatgttacttgcgcaagattcgatcgtcggtatcttcatacctagttcaatctcgttactgataagtctctttactcgttacgtaatacttcatcccgcaactgactcattagtcacttttcttgcaaggcttcttatgatgtgtattaccgagagggcccagagatacctatccgatactcggagtgacaaatcctaatcttgatctatgccaacccaacaaacaccttcagagatacctgtacaacatcttcataatcacccagttatgttgtgacgtttgatagcacacaacgcattcctccggtatctgggagttgcataatctcatagtcggaggaatatgtatttgacatgaagaaagcaatagcaataaaactgaatgatcataatgctaagctaacgaataggtcttgtccatcacatcattatcctaatgatgtgatcccgtttatcaaatgacaatacatgtctatggttaggaaacttaaccatctttgatcaacgagctagtctagtagaggctcactagggacatagtgttttgtctatgtatctacacatgtatcaagtttccgattaataaattctatcatgaataataatcatttatcatgaaataaggaaatataaaataaaactttattattgcctctggggcaccttcagtctcccacttgcactagagtcaataatgtagttcacatcgccatgtgatttaacaccaatacttcacaccgtcatgtgattaacatccatagttcatatcgccatgtgacgaacacccaaagggtttactagagtcaataatctagttcacatcaccatgtgattaacacccaaagagtactaaggtgtgatcatgttttgcttgtgagagaggtttagtcaacgggtctgtcacattcaggtccgtatgtattttgcaaatttccatgtctacaaagctctgtatggagctactctagctaatttctcccactttcaatatgtacccATATTGAGACCccgagtcatctggatcggtgttaaagcttgaatcgacgtaaccctttacgacgaaccctttatcacctccataaccgagaaacatttccttagtcctctttaggtacctaagtaTAATTTTgtccgctgtctagtgatccactcctggatcactattgtacccccttgccaaactcatagcaaggcaaaCAActagtctggtacacaacatggcatactttatagaacctacggctgaggcataaggaatgactttcattatctctctatattctgccgtggtcgggatttgagtcttactcaactttacaccttgtaatacaggcaagaactccttctttgactgatcgactttgaactctttcaaaatcttgtcaaggtatgtactcattgaaagtcttatcaagcatcttgatctatctctatagattttgatgcccaatatgtaagcagcttcaccgaggtctttcattgaaaaattcttattcaagtagccttttatgctatccaaaaattcatcattttcaatcaacaatatgtcatccacatataatattagaaatgctatagagctcccattcactttcttgtaaatacaggcttcaccgtaagtctgtataaaaccatatgctttaatcacctcatcaaagcgtatattccaactccgagatgcttgcaccagtccatagatggatcactggagcttgcacactttgttagcacctttaggattgacaaatcttctggttgcatcatacacaactcttctttaagaaatccatgaaggaatgcagttttgacgtccatttgctagatttcataatcataaaatgcggcaattgctaacatgattcagacagacttaagcatcgctacgggtgagcaAGTCTCATTgtagtgaactccttgaacttgtcaaaaaccttttgcgacgagttgagctttgtagatagtgacattaccatcaacgtcactcttcttcttgaagatccatttattctctatggcttgccgatcattgggcaaatccaccaaagtccacactttgttctcatacatggatcctatctcagatttcatggcctcaagccatttattggaatctgggctcatcatagtttcttcatagttcgtaggttcaccatggtctagtaacacgacttccagaataggattaccgtaccactctggtgtcgatcgtgttctggtcgacctacgaggttcgatagtaacttgatctgaagtttcatgatcatcatcattagcttcctctctaattggtgtaggcatcacgggaacatatTTCTCTAATGAGCTACTtcccaaattgagagaaggtacaattacctcatcaagttctaatttcttcccactcact is a genomic window containing:
- the LOC123093658 gene encoding ABA-inducible protein PHV A1, translating into MSGWFQEKSGEVVDVTQVKAGEAKKMASETGQSIQDRAVEAKDQTGSFLGEKSAAVTKAASETTEAAKKMGGEAMGKASETVEAGKDRAVEGKDQTGGFLSEKTEAVKKTATETTDAAKEKSTEAAQYVQDTAAQYTKDPPVAPKENVFQQAGGNMMGAATGAKDAVMNTLGMGGDK